Proteins encoded in a region of the Cheilinus undulatus linkage group 8, ASM1832078v1, whole genome shotgun sequence genome:
- the proser3 gene encoding proline and serine-rich protein 3 isoform X2, with amino-acid sequence MKSSRPVFTRQNPFQQATKVGKTFYHPSSNKSLTQKKKKTTLSPERSHKQSTPQLDSLSQDEQGLIQTHVHSFAATDDHPVFEESWPSSDCGSSSALSNMVTSELSARAGKPSVSPEPGIHQDSVLAKYIERFRHGQPQSREERQQMAARGKKQVPFWWMSSSTLPHSSTPTKTTDKDVIQPMEDDHGAATYSPVQNGHDRDLSPCRGSISILSDTSQGEFEDTEILQLQERANRLLLKDDCSLNDGSIHVSSEGVGCSEFSSPLSADEQMRRPLIPRVMMSATEDILFQWRLRRKIEQAREQHSGFHATTFSWQSPSLRQTSPSGQAYKGRTQPPEFSEKASHPQIAAAQPETRETLGLFSSSSVPTLLPACAVSGSAVSQPLVPAHMHFLCDVLPCPIQSTDESRTKVVHKKAQVQDNTLKTARDEPFLEHEPSVTKPSSGVTEEERSSNNKRAETNTKLKCQITESRKNEKEAVMAFRRQKKSTRYAMEKRHTDGSGSTNKSALHQKLPKKPLAKELKQHKGYQEFSSQSATVDHGPPPSPVHSALGQVVSEVLFPTTDSPAQTTSASFSPPSVSSPRPQSSVNPCDRQNSVEVISQLLQEAEDSDETEFGDDALLKVLRKQRKWIKEQISEVDSLLNNFLDEQQVTRPLARDT; translated from the exons ATGAAATCCAG CCGCCCCGTCTTCACAAGGCAAAATCCCTTTCAACAAGCAACCAAAGTGGGGAAGACTTTCTACCACCCGTCCTCCAACAAGTCTTtgacacagaagaagaagaaaacg ACTCTGAGTCCTGAACGTTCACACAAGCAATCCACTCCACAGTTGGACTCTCTGAGTCAAGACGAGCAAGGATTGATTCAGACACATGTCCACAGTTTTGCTGCCACAGATGACCATCCTGTTTTTGAAGAGTCATGGCCATCATCCGACTGTGGATCATCTTCAGCCTTATCTAATATGGTGACATCTGAACTGTCTGCGAGGGCAGGGAAACCTTCAGTCTCACCAGAACCTGGAATTCACCAGGATTCAGTGCTGGCAAA ATACATAGAGCGCTTCCGCCATGGTCAACCGCAGAGTCGAGAGGAGCGCCAGCAGATGGCTGCCAGAGGAAAGAAGCAAGTGCCTTTTTGGTGGATGTCATCCTCAACTTTACCTCATAGCTCAACACCAACCAAAACAACAGACAAAG ATGTCATCCAGCCTATGGAAGATGACCATGGCGCTGCCACTTACAGTCCAGTGCAGAATGGACATGACAGAGACCTTTCCCCATGCAGAGGATCTATTAGT attttgtcTGACACCTCCCAGGGCGAATTTGAAGACACAGAGATACTACAACTTCAAGAAAGGGCAAACAGACTTCTGCTGAAAGA TGACTGTAGTCTGAATGATGGATCTATCCATGTCAGCTCAGAAGGCGTGGGATGCTCAGAATTTTCTTCTCCACTCAGTGCAGATGAGCAAATGCGAAGACCTTTGATTCCTAGAGTAATGATGTCTGCTACAG AAGATATCTTGTTCCAGTGGCGTTTGAGACGAAAGATTGAGCAGGCCAGGGAGCAACACTCAGGTTTTCATGCTACAACATTTAGCTGGCAGTCCCCCAGTTTAAGGCAGACCTCACCAAGTGGACAAGCCTACAAG GGACGGACCCAACCTCCAGAGTTCTCAGAAAAAGCTAGCCATCCACAGATTGCTGCTGCACAGCCAGAAACCAGAGAAACACTTGGATTATTTTCCTCATCTTCAGTCCCAACTCTTTTACCTGCCTGTGCTGTCTCTGGATCTGCAGTCTCTCAGCCCCTTGTTCCTGCCCACATGCACTTTCTTTGTGATGTTTTGCCATGTCCCATCCAAAGTACAGATGAGTCTCGGACCAAAGTTGTTCATAAAAAGGCCCAAGTTCAAGATAATACACTTAAAACAGCCCGCGATGAACCCTTTCTTGAACATGAGCCATCCGTAACAAAACCTTCATCTGGAGTTACAGAAGAAGAAAGGTCTTCTAACAACAAAAGagctgaaacaaacacaaagctgAAATGTCAGATTACAGAGTCAAGGAAGAATGAGAAGGAGGCAGTGATGGCTTTCAGAAGACAGAAGAAATCAACAAG ATATGCTATGGAAAAAAGACATACTGATGGTTCTGGATCTACAAATAAGAGTGCCTTACACCAAAAACTTCCCAAAAAGCCATTAGCTAAGGAGCTAAAGCAACATAAGGGGTACCAGGAGTTTTCCAGTCAGAGCGCTACTGTTGATCATGGACCACCACCTTCTCCAGTCCACAGTGCCTTAGGACAG GTTGTTTCAGAGGTCTTGTTCCCTACAACGGACTCTCCTGCACAAACGACATCCGCCTCGTTTTCCCCTCCCTCTGTTTCCTCACCTCGGCCACAGTCCTCAGTTAATccatgtgatagacagaactcTGTGGAGGTCATTTCACAGCTGCTGCAAGAGGCTGAAG ATTCAGATGAAACAGAGTTTGGAGATGATGCCTTATTAAAAGTCCTTCgcaaacagagaaaatggaTAAAGGAGCAAATCAG tgagGTGGACTCTCtgttaaataactttttggATGAGCAACAAGTAACCAGACCATTGGCAAGAGacacttga
- the proser3 gene encoding proline and serine-rich protein 3 isoform X1 yields the protein MKSSRPVFTRQNPFQQATKVGKTFYHPSSNKSLTQKKKKTTLSPERSHKQSTPQLDSLSQDEQGLIQTHVHSFAATDDHPVFEESWPSSDCGSSSALSNMVTSELSARAGKPSVSPEPGIHQDSVLAKYIERFRHGQPQSREERQQMAARGKKQVPFWWMSSSTLPHSSTPTKTTDKDVIQPMEDDHGAATYSPVQNGHDRDLSPCRGSISILSDTSQGEFEDTEILQLQERANRLLLKDDCSLNDGSIHVSSEGVGCSEFSSPLSADEQMRRPLIPRVMMSATAKANSDSVQAFQKPSSIPLLVSPTRPEEDILFQWRLRRKIEQAREQHSGFHATTFSWQSPSLRQTSPSGQAYKGRTQPPEFSEKASHPQIAAAQPETRETLGLFSSSSVPTLLPACAVSGSAVSQPLVPAHMHFLCDVLPCPIQSTDESRTKVVHKKAQVQDNTLKTARDEPFLEHEPSVTKPSSGVTEEERSSNNKRAETNTKLKCQITESRKNEKEAVMAFRRQKKSTRYAMEKRHTDGSGSTNKSALHQKLPKKPLAKELKQHKGYQEFSSQSATVDHGPPPSPVHSALGQVVSEVLFPTTDSPAQTTSASFSPPSVSSPRPQSSVNPCDRQNSVEVISQLLQEAEDSDETEFGDDALLKVLRKQRKWIKEQISEVDSLLNNFLDEQQVTRPLARDT from the exons ATGAAATCCAG CCGCCCCGTCTTCACAAGGCAAAATCCCTTTCAACAAGCAACCAAAGTGGGGAAGACTTTCTACCACCCGTCCTCCAACAAGTCTTtgacacagaagaagaagaaaacg ACTCTGAGTCCTGAACGTTCACACAAGCAATCCACTCCACAGTTGGACTCTCTGAGTCAAGACGAGCAAGGATTGATTCAGACACATGTCCACAGTTTTGCTGCCACAGATGACCATCCTGTTTTTGAAGAGTCATGGCCATCATCCGACTGTGGATCATCTTCAGCCTTATCTAATATGGTGACATCTGAACTGTCTGCGAGGGCAGGGAAACCTTCAGTCTCACCAGAACCTGGAATTCACCAGGATTCAGTGCTGGCAAA ATACATAGAGCGCTTCCGCCATGGTCAACCGCAGAGTCGAGAGGAGCGCCAGCAGATGGCTGCCAGAGGAAAGAAGCAAGTGCCTTTTTGGTGGATGTCATCCTCAACTTTACCTCATAGCTCAACACCAACCAAAACAACAGACAAAG ATGTCATCCAGCCTATGGAAGATGACCATGGCGCTGCCACTTACAGTCCAGTGCAGAATGGACATGACAGAGACCTTTCCCCATGCAGAGGATCTATTAGT attttgtcTGACACCTCCCAGGGCGAATTTGAAGACACAGAGATACTACAACTTCAAGAAAGGGCAAACAGACTTCTGCTGAAAGA TGACTGTAGTCTGAATGATGGATCTATCCATGTCAGCTCAGAAGGCGTGGGATGCTCAGAATTTTCTTCTCCACTCAGTGCAGATGAGCAAATGCGAAGACCTTTGATTCCTAGAGTAATGATGTCTGCTACAG CAAAAGCCAATTCAGACTCAGTTCAAGCCTTCCAAAAACCCTCTTCCATTCCTTTACTTGTTTCCCCAACACGCCCGGAAGAAGATATCTTGTTCCAGTGGCGTTTGAGACGAAAGATTGAGCAGGCCAGGGAGCAACACTCAGGTTTTCATGCTACAACATTTAGCTGGCAGTCCCCCAGTTTAAGGCAGACCTCACCAAGTGGACAAGCCTACAAG GGACGGACCCAACCTCCAGAGTTCTCAGAAAAAGCTAGCCATCCACAGATTGCTGCTGCACAGCCAGAAACCAGAGAAACACTTGGATTATTTTCCTCATCTTCAGTCCCAACTCTTTTACCTGCCTGTGCTGTCTCTGGATCTGCAGTCTCTCAGCCCCTTGTTCCTGCCCACATGCACTTTCTTTGTGATGTTTTGCCATGTCCCATCCAAAGTACAGATGAGTCTCGGACCAAAGTTGTTCATAAAAAGGCCCAAGTTCAAGATAATACACTTAAAACAGCCCGCGATGAACCCTTTCTTGAACATGAGCCATCCGTAACAAAACCTTCATCTGGAGTTACAGAAGAAGAAAGGTCTTCTAACAACAAAAGagctgaaacaaacacaaagctgAAATGTCAGATTACAGAGTCAAGGAAGAATGAGAAGGAGGCAGTGATGGCTTTCAGAAGACAGAAGAAATCAACAAG ATATGCTATGGAAAAAAGACATACTGATGGTTCTGGATCTACAAATAAGAGTGCCTTACACCAAAAACTTCCCAAAAAGCCATTAGCTAAGGAGCTAAAGCAACATAAGGGGTACCAGGAGTTTTCCAGTCAGAGCGCTACTGTTGATCATGGACCACCACCTTCTCCAGTCCACAGTGCCTTAGGACAG GTTGTTTCAGAGGTCTTGTTCCCTACAACGGACTCTCCTGCACAAACGACATCCGCCTCGTTTTCCCCTCCCTCTGTTTCCTCACCTCGGCCACAGTCCTCAGTTAATccatgtgatagacagaactcTGTGGAGGTCATTTCACAGCTGCTGCAAGAGGCTGAAG ATTCAGATGAAACAGAGTTTGGAGATGATGCCTTATTAAAAGTCCTTCgcaaacagagaaaatggaTAAAGGAGCAAATCAG tgagGTGGACTCTCtgttaaataactttttggATGAGCAACAAGTAACCAGACCATTGGCAAGAGacacttga
- the proser3 gene encoding proline and serine-rich protein 3 isoform X3: MKSSRPVFTRQNPFQQATKVGKTFYHPSSNKSLTQKKKKTTLSPERSHKQSTPQLDSLSQDEQGLIQTHVHSFAATDDHPVFEESWPSSDCGSSSALSNMVTSELSARAGKPSVSPEPGIHQDSVLAKYIERFRHGQPQSREERQQMAARGKKQVPFWWMSSSTLPHSSTPTKTTDKDVIQPMEDDHGAATYSPVQNGHDRDLSPCRGSISILSDTSQGEFEDTEILQLQERANRLLLKDDCSLNDGSIHVSSEGVGCSEFSSPLSADEQMRRPLIPRVMMSATDILFQWRLRRKIEQAREQHSGFHATTFSWQSPSLRQTSPSGQAYKGRTQPPEFSEKASHPQIAAAQPETRETLGLFSSSSVPTLLPACAVSGSAVSQPLVPAHMHFLCDVLPCPIQSTDESRTKVVHKKAQVQDNTLKTARDEPFLEHEPSVTKPSSGVTEEERSSNNKRAETNTKLKCQITESRKNEKEAVMAFRRQKKSTRYAMEKRHTDGSGSTNKSALHQKLPKKPLAKELKQHKGYQEFSSQSATVDHGPPPSPVHSALGQVVSEVLFPTTDSPAQTTSASFSPPSVSSPRPQSSVNPCDRQNSVEVISQLLQEAEDSDETEFGDDALLKVLRKQRKWIKEQISEVDSLLNNFLDEQQVTRPLARDT, encoded by the exons ATGAAATCCAG CCGCCCCGTCTTCACAAGGCAAAATCCCTTTCAACAAGCAACCAAAGTGGGGAAGACTTTCTACCACCCGTCCTCCAACAAGTCTTtgacacagaagaagaagaaaacg ACTCTGAGTCCTGAACGTTCACACAAGCAATCCACTCCACAGTTGGACTCTCTGAGTCAAGACGAGCAAGGATTGATTCAGACACATGTCCACAGTTTTGCTGCCACAGATGACCATCCTGTTTTTGAAGAGTCATGGCCATCATCCGACTGTGGATCATCTTCAGCCTTATCTAATATGGTGACATCTGAACTGTCTGCGAGGGCAGGGAAACCTTCAGTCTCACCAGAACCTGGAATTCACCAGGATTCAGTGCTGGCAAA ATACATAGAGCGCTTCCGCCATGGTCAACCGCAGAGTCGAGAGGAGCGCCAGCAGATGGCTGCCAGAGGAAAGAAGCAAGTGCCTTTTTGGTGGATGTCATCCTCAACTTTACCTCATAGCTCAACACCAACCAAAACAACAGACAAAG ATGTCATCCAGCCTATGGAAGATGACCATGGCGCTGCCACTTACAGTCCAGTGCAGAATGGACATGACAGAGACCTTTCCCCATGCAGAGGATCTATTAGT attttgtcTGACACCTCCCAGGGCGAATTTGAAGACACAGAGATACTACAACTTCAAGAAAGGGCAAACAGACTTCTGCTGAAAGA TGACTGTAGTCTGAATGATGGATCTATCCATGTCAGCTCAGAAGGCGTGGGATGCTCAGAATTTTCTTCTCCACTCAGTGCAGATGAGCAAATGCGAAGACCTTTGATTCCTAGAGTAATGATGTCTGCTACAG ATATCTTGTTCCAGTGGCGTTTGAGACGAAAGATTGAGCAGGCCAGGGAGCAACACTCAGGTTTTCATGCTACAACATTTAGCTGGCAGTCCCCCAGTTTAAGGCAGACCTCACCAAGTGGACAAGCCTACAAG GGACGGACCCAACCTCCAGAGTTCTCAGAAAAAGCTAGCCATCCACAGATTGCTGCTGCACAGCCAGAAACCAGAGAAACACTTGGATTATTTTCCTCATCTTCAGTCCCAACTCTTTTACCTGCCTGTGCTGTCTCTGGATCTGCAGTCTCTCAGCCCCTTGTTCCTGCCCACATGCACTTTCTTTGTGATGTTTTGCCATGTCCCATCCAAAGTACAGATGAGTCTCGGACCAAAGTTGTTCATAAAAAGGCCCAAGTTCAAGATAATACACTTAAAACAGCCCGCGATGAACCCTTTCTTGAACATGAGCCATCCGTAACAAAACCTTCATCTGGAGTTACAGAAGAAGAAAGGTCTTCTAACAACAAAAGagctgaaacaaacacaaagctgAAATGTCAGATTACAGAGTCAAGGAAGAATGAGAAGGAGGCAGTGATGGCTTTCAGAAGACAGAAGAAATCAACAAG ATATGCTATGGAAAAAAGACATACTGATGGTTCTGGATCTACAAATAAGAGTGCCTTACACCAAAAACTTCCCAAAAAGCCATTAGCTAAGGAGCTAAAGCAACATAAGGGGTACCAGGAGTTTTCCAGTCAGAGCGCTACTGTTGATCATGGACCACCACCTTCTCCAGTCCACAGTGCCTTAGGACAG GTTGTTTCAGAGGTCTTGTTCCCTACAACGGACTCTCCTGCACAAACGACATCCGCCTCGTTTTCCCCTCCCTCTGTTTCCTCACCTCGGCCACAGTCCTCAGTTAATccatgtgatagacagaactcTGTGGAGGTCATTTCACAGCTGCTGCAAGAGGCTGAAG ATTCAGATGAAACAGAGTTTGGAGATGATGCCTTATTAAAAGTCCTTCgcaaacagagaaaatggaTAAAGGAGCAAATCAG tgagGTGGACTCTCtgttaaataactttttggATGAGCAACAAGTAACCAGACCATTGGCAAGAGacacttga
- the proser3 gene encoding proline and serine-rich protein 3 isoform X4, which produces MVTSELSARAGKPSVSPEPGIHQDSVLAKYIERFRHGQPQSREERQQMAARGKKQVPFWWMSSSTLPHSSTPTKTTDKDVIQPMEDDHGAATYSPVQNGHDRDLSPCRGSISILSDTSQGEFEDTEILQLQERANRLLLKDDCSLNDGSIHVSSEGVGCSEFSSPLSADEQMRRPLIPRVMMSATAKANSDSVQAFQKPSSIPLLVSPTRPEEDILFQWRLRRKIEQAREQHSGFHATTFSWQSPSLRQTSPSGQAYKGRTQPPEFSEKASHPQIAAAQPETRETLGLFSSSSVPTLLPACAVSGSAVSQPLVPAHMHFLCDVLPCPIQSTDESRTKVVHKKAQVQDNTLKTARDEPFLEHEPSVTKPSSGVTEEERSSNNKRAETNTKLKCQITESRKNEKEAVMAFRRQKKSTRYAMEKRHTDGSGSTNKSALHQKLPKKPLAKELKQHKGYQEFSSQSATVDHGPPPSPVHSALGQVVSEVLFPTTDSPAQTTSASFSPPSVSSPRPQSSVNPCDRQNSVEVISQLLQEAEDSDETEFGDDALLKVLRKQRKWIKEQISEVDSLLNNFLDEQQVTRPLARDT; this is translated from the exons ATGGTGACATCTGAACTGTCTGCGAGGGCAGGGAAACCTTCAGTCTCACCAGAACCTGGAATTCACCAGGATTCAGTGCTGGCAAA ATACATAGAGCGCTTCCGCCATGGTCAACCGCAGAGTCGAGAGGAGCGCCAGCAGATGGCTGCCAGAGGAAAGAAGCAAGTGCCTTTTTGGTGGATGTCATCCTCAACTTTACCTCATAGCTCAACACCAACCAAAACAACAGACAAAG ATGTCATCCAGCCTATGGAAGATGACCATGGCGCTGCCACTTACAGTCCAGTGCAGAATGGACATGACAGAGACCTTTCCCCATGCAGAGGATCTATTAGT attttgtcTGACACCTCCCAGGGCGAATTTGAAGACACAGAGATACTACAACTTCAAGAAAGGGCAAACAGACTTCTGCTGAAAGA TGACTGTAGTCTGAATGATGGATCTATCCATGTCAGCTCAGAAGGCGTGGGATGCTCAGAATTTTCTTCTCCACTCAGTGCAGATGAGCAAATGCGAAGACCTTTGATTCCTAGAGTAATGATGTCTGCTACAG CAAAAGCCAATTCAGACTCAGTTCAAGCCTTCCAAAAACCCTCTTCCATTCCTTTACTTGTTTCCCCAACACGCCCGGAAGAAGATATCTTGTTCCAGTGGCGTTTGAGACGAAAGATTGAGCAGGCCAGGGAGCAACACTCAGGTTTTCATGCTACAACATTTAGCTGGCAGTCCCCCAGTTTAAGGCAGACCTCACCAAGTGGACAAGCCTACAAG GGACGGACCCAACCTCCAGAGTTCTCAGAAAAAGCTAGCCATCCACAGATTGCTGCTGCACAGCCAGAAACCAGAGAAACACTTGGATTATTTTCCTCATCTTCAGTCCCAACTCTTTTACCTGCCTGTGCTGTCTCTGGATCTGCAGTCTCTCAGCCCCTTGTTCCTGCCCACATGCACTTTCTTTGTGATGTTTTGCCATGTCCCATCCAAAGTACAGATGAGTCTCGGACCAAAGTTGTTCATAAAAAGGCCCAAGTTCAAGATAATACACTTAAAACAGCCCGCGATGAACCCTTTCTTGAACATGAGCCATCCGTAACAAAACCTTCATCTGGAGTTACAGAAGAAGAAAGGTCTTCTAACAACAAAAGagctgaaacaaacacaaagctgAAATGTCAGATTACAGAGTCAAGGAAGAATGAGAAGGAGGCAGTGATGGCTTTCAGAAGACAGAAGAAATCAACAAG ATATGCTATGGAAAAAAGACATACTGATGGTTCTGGATCTACAAATAAGAGTGCCTTACACCAAAAACTTCCCAAAAAGCCATTAGCTAAGGAGCTAAAGCAACATAAGGGGTACCAGGAGTTTTCCAGTCAGAGCGCTACTGTTGATCATGGACCACCACCTTCTCCAGTCCACAGTGCCTTAGGACAG GTTGTTTCAGAGGTCTTGTTCCCTACAACGGACTCTCCTGCACAAACGACATCCGCCTCGTTTTCCCCTCCCTCTGTTTCCTCACCTCGGCCACAGTCCTCAGTTAATccatgtgatagacagaactcTGTGGAGGTCATTTCACAGCTGCTGCAAGAGGCTGAAG ATTCAGATGAAACAGAGTTTGGAGATGATGCCTTATTAAAAGTCCTTCgcaaacagagaaaatggaTAAAGGAGCAAATCAG tgagGTGGACTCTCtgttaaataactttttggATGAGCAACAAGTAACCAGACCATTGGCAAGAGacacttga
- the hspb6 gene encoding heat shock protein beta-6, giving the protein MDFILPSTLPAGGIQWEKVLPPLIPRLNGTFGQYNWSPQLLIPETDNTSPAEVNCDDNGFTVQVDVKDFSPPDLMVKVIGDFVEVQGKHEEKKKNGPGMTTRQFNRRYRIPKGVDTMALESAVSPDGILIIAAPMLETRVLK; this is encoded by the exons ATGGACTTCATTCTGCCCTCCACTCTACCAGCTGGTGGTATTCAATGGGAGAAAGTCTTGCCACCTCTTATTCCTCGCCTAAATGGAACTTTTGGACAGTACAACTGGTCTCCTCAGTTACTGATTCCAGAGACTGATAATACCAGCCCTGCGGAG GTCAACTGTGATGATAATGGTTTCACAGTTCAAGTAGATGTAAAGGATTTCAGCCCACCTGATCTCATGGTGAAAGTGATTGGGGATTTTGTTGAAGTACAAGGAAAGCATGAAGAGAAAAAG aAGAATGGTCCAGGAATGACCACACGACAGTTTAATCGCCGCTATCGAATCCCTAAGGGGGTGGACACCATGGCTTTGGAGTCAGCAGTCTCTCCAGATGGGATTCTTATCATAGCTGCACCCATGCTGGAAACCAGAGTCctgaaataa